AACAATTATTCTCTCTTTTTGTATCAAGTCCAACGATGATCATTTTTCCATCATTGGTAGCGTGAAAAAGATAGGGCCATATTTCTCCTTTACAAATCGTGACTGAATTATGCCGATCTACATCATTGGTGTTGGTTATTTTCAATCCTTCCGGGTCATAATAATAAACCGAATTGCCATCGGGCGTTAATTGCGCGTAATCAGAAAAATCAGTTCTAACCTCAGGCATATAAGTGAGTGAAGAAAGAAAACTATCGGTGTTTGCAATATTCCACGGCCAGCCCGCCTGGTAACTGGTCCAGGAAAAATTTTTTCCGTCGGCAGATACATGAAAATTCTCCGGCCTGTTCTGCGAATGAAGAACAGGGAAACAAAATAAAGTGAATGAAAAAAAATAATAACGCATTGACATTTTATCGGATCAGGGTACAATGATCTCATCTTCATTTATTCCGCCCCATTCCACCACGGTAAAACCTTTACGCGGTACTGCAGTGAAATTCCGGGGGCAAATTGAAATTCTTTCCGGAACAGATTTGAACAGCATAAAAACACGAATGCTGGTTTGAGGCGCCGGGTCAATATCGAGTTTCACCAGCTGTGCATGTTCTTCGTTGGGGGAAGTGATGAGATTCAATTTATTTTTTTCCATCATCGGCACCCAGTAGGAAATGAATTCATCGTATTCAACAGGAAGCAATCCCATCTGCGGTAAAATATTTTCCAGAAATATTCTGCTGCTGTCACCGCTTACCACAAAACCTTTTTCGAAGGAATAATCATGATCATCACTTGCTTCGTAAAACAAATAAGGATAATTTTTTTCCCGTCCTGCATCAGCGTTGTTGGTCAGTTTTCCATCAGCCGAAGCAGAAACCTTCCATCCGTCATTGTAAAATGGTTCAGAAAATGTTAGCGGAAAAGGTGAATTTATTTTTACAGAAATATTTTCGGTCTTTTCAGGATAGAGATAAATCACGGGCTTGCGTTCCTGGTAGTGGCCTCTTCTCCGGTTATGAATAAAATCAACACGGCATGCCGTTATAAAAAGCAGCACTGCAAAAAATCCGAAAAAAATAATTCCGCGAAATTTCATTAATGAAAAGATACAAAAAAGACATGAGAAATATCCCATGTCCTGAGTCTGTCTGGTTAAAGATTTCTTCCGCTTAGTTACCGTAGCGCTTTCTTCCGAACCAGCTTTTCTTTTTCGCATTATTATTTCTGCGATGCGCCGGGTTCCTTTTCTGGTGTTCCGGTTTCCGATGATTCGATTCAGGAGAATTATTCCCATTGTGATCGGTTCGTTGCGGAACAGGCGACCCCGGTTTGAACGGATGTTCATCCACCGAAGGAATTTTAAAACCGATCAGCTTCGTGATGTCTTTGAGATAATCACGCTCTTCATGATCACAGAATGAAATTGCAATTCCGCTTGCACCTGCGCGGCCCGTGCGGCCGATGCGATGCACATACGTTTCAGCAATGTTCGGAATTTCATAATTGATCACGTGCGATAATTCATCCACATCAATTCCGCGTGCCGCAATATCTGTTGCAACGAGAACACGTGTTTGTTTCGCTTTGAAATTACTCAGCGCACGTTGTCTTGCATTCTGCGATTTGTCGCCGTGAATGGCTTCTGCGCGTATGCCTGCACGTGTGAGATCGCGCGCAACGCGGTCGGCCCCGTGTTTCGTGCGCGTGAACACGAGCGTGGTGACGATGGAAGGATCTTTCAGCAGATGAATGAGCAATTGTTTTTTGTTGAGTTTATCAACGAAATACATTTTCTGCTGAACGGTTTCTGCGGTTGTCGCCTGTGGAGTCACTTCCACTTTCTGTGGATGATGAAGAATGCTTGCAGAGAGTTTAATGATCTCCGGCGGCATGGTTGCCGAGAAAAAAAGCGATTGACGTTTCTGCGGAAGTTTTGCAATGATCTTTTTCACGTCGTGCACAAAACCCATATCGAGCATACGATCCGCTTCATCAAGAATAAAATATTCGATGTGCTGGAGATGAATGTAAC
This DNA window, taken from Bacteroidota bacterium, encodes the following:
- a CDS encoding DEAD/DEAH box helicase — protein: MSFDNLNIIAPILMALKEEGYSQPTPIQQQAIPIVLQGKDLLGCAQTGTGKTAAFAIPVLQQMFNHPQQQHGRKNIRALILTPTRELAIQIEESFIAYGRHTGLKTVVVYGGVGQKPQTDALRAGIDILVATPGRLLDLIDQRYIHLQHIEYFILDEADRMLDMGFVHDVKKIIAKLPQKRQSLFFSATMPPEIIKLSASILHHPQKVEVTPQATTAETVQQKMYFVDKLNKKQLLIHLLKDPSIVTTLVFTRTKHGADRVARDLTRAGIRAEAIHGDKSQNARQRALSNFKAKQTRVLVATDIAARGIDVDELSHVINYEIPNIAETYVHRIGRTGRAGASGIAISFCDHEERDYLKDITKLIGFKIPSVDEHPFKPGSPVPQRTDHNGNNSPESNHRKPEHQKRNPAHRRNNNAKKKSWFGRKRYGN